Genomic window (Xylanimonas protaetiae):
GTCGATGGCCCTGGTCCGCTGGGACGGCGACCTGCCCCAGCTGCACGGCCAGCTCATGTCGGCCGCGTTCGCCTCCACCCTCGACCTCTCGTTCGAGGTGCGCGGCGGCCTGCTGATGCGCCAGATCCACCACTGGGCCGCGCTGATCTTCATGGCGTCGATCGTCGTGCACATGCTGCGCGTGTTCTTCACCGGCGCCTTCCGCAAGCCGCGCGAGCTCAACTGGCTCGTCGGCGCGACGCTGATGATCCTCGGCCTCGCGGCCGGTTTCTCCGGCTACTCGCTCCCCGACGACGTGCTCTCCGGCAACGGCCTGCGCATCACCGACGGTGTCGTCAAGTCGATCCCGATCATCGGGTCGTACATGTCGTACTTCATCTTCGGCGGCGAGTTCCCGGGCGAGCACATCATCGCCCGCCTGTTCACGGTGCACATCCTGCTCGTGCCGGGCCTGATCCTCGCCCTCATCGGCCTGCACCTGTTCCTCATGGTGCTGCACAAGCACACGCAGTACCCGGGCGGCGGCCGCACCGACAGCAACGTCGTCGGCGTCCCGGCCCTCCCCGTGTTCGCGGCGAAGATGGGCGGCAACTTCTTCTTCATCTTCGGCGTGCTGGCCCTCATGGGCGCGACCCTGTCGATCAACTCGGTGTGGAACTACGGCCCGTTCGACCCGTCGCCCGTGTCTGCCGGCGCCCAGCCGGACTGGTACATGCTGTTCCTCGAGGGCTCGCTGCGACTCATGCCGGGTCAGGCCGAGATCGTCACGTGGGGCAACTTCACGCTCTCGCTCAACGTGCTCATCCCTGCCGTGGTCATCCCGGGCATCTTGTTCACCTTCCTCCTCACCTACCCGTTCCTCGAGGCGAAGGTCACCGGTGACCACCGCGAGCACCACGTGCTCGACCGCCCCCGCAACGTCCCGGTGCGCACCGCGCTGGGCGTCGCCTTCCTGACGGCGTTCATCATCCTGGCCCTGGCCGGCTCGAACGACCTCATCGCGACGCACTTCCACCTGTCGATCAACTCGATCACGTGGGTGTTCCGCGTGCTGCTGTTCCTCGGCCCGTGGTTCGCATTCTGGGTGACCAAACGCATCTGCCTCGGTCTGCAGCGCAAGGATCGCGAGCTGGTGCTCCACGGCCACGAGTCGGGCCGCATCGTGCGGTTCGCCTCGGGCGAGTACATCGAGG
Coding sequences:
- a CDS encoding cytochrome b; amino-acid sequence: MSTATTTPKTLKKPTQPTTPAGKAADYLDQRTKIGVLVKELARKIFPEHWSFMLGEIALFSFVVLLITGVFLALFFQPSMALVRWDGDLPQLHGQLMSAAFASTLDLSFEVRGGLLMRQIHHWAALIFMASIVVHMLRVFFTGAFRKPRELNWLVGATLMILGLAAGFSGYSLPDDVLSGNGLRITDGVVKSIPIIGSYMSYFIFGGEFPGEHIIARLFTVHILLVPGLILALIGLHLFLMVLHKHTQYPGGGRTDSNVVGVPALPVFAAKMGGNFFFIFGVLALMGATLSINSVWNYGPFDPSPVSAGAQPDWYMLFLEGSLRLMPGQAEIVTWGNFTLSLNVLIPAVVIPGILFTFLLTYPFLEAKVTGDHREHHVLDRPRNVPVRTALGVAFLTAFIILALAGSNDLIATHFHLSINSITWVFRVLLFLGPWFAFWVTKRICLGLQRKDRELVLHGHESGRIVRFASGEYIEVHTPLDEQERWLRVSYETRKPLELAPAADARGVKRKGYASEKIWHKVSRFFYEDRVEPVTPAELAAAHAHGEHDAIEASHDEHAALPAGATRTEQER